In Clostridium sp. DL-VIII, the following proteins share a genomic window:
- a CDS encoding Lrp/AsnC family transcriptional regulator, which produces MDTIDLKIIDVLKENGRASASEISKKVNLSIPAVAERIRKMEEADIIEKYTIKVNRDKINFKLLAFVFVNIDKTENIDGFRKDIVKYNSVLECHHVAGEYDYLLKILVEDTKSLEYFISNMLKNIKGVIKSNTIIALSSLKEDINV; this is translated from the coding sequence ATGGATACAATTGATTTAAAAATTATTGATGTATTAAAAGAAAATGGTAGAGCATCTGCTTCAGAAATAAGTAAAAAAGTAAATCTATCTATTCCTGCTGTAGCGGAAAGAATAAGAAAGATGGAGGAAGCAGATATAATTGAAAAATACACTATAAAAGTTAATAGAGATAAAATTAATTTTAAGCTTTTAGCGTTTGTCTTTGTTAACATTGATAAGACAGAAAATATAGATGGATTTAGAAAAGACATTGTTAAATACAATTCTGTATTAGAGTGTCATCATGTTGCTGGTGAGTATGATTATTTATTAAAAATCCTTGTAGAAGATACCAAGTCACTTGAGTATTTTATATCAAATATGTTGAAAAATATAAAAGGTGTAATTAAATCAAATACAATAATAGCTCTTTCTTCATTAAAAGAAGACATTAATGTTTAA
- a CDS encoding ATP-dependent helicase, giving the protein MHYEKELERLNEYQREAVLDESDACVVNANVGSGKTTVLISKIVYLHYAKNISYKDMIVLTFTNKAANEIKERLMVSDESIKSEELEGFGTFHSVALNLLKEVLPIEKIRYEKDFLVIEPDEELDIALQIIQEEKLKIKYKNRLKKRLEQAMVIEKEEEKISPYDDDIFKLIELLKEEKIKQNKMSFSDILQNANLLLGEHKIEPKWIIIDEVQDSDKIQLDFIDKLKGENTKLFAVGDPNQVIYTWRGSSLNVVYTLKHKYNAKELSLPINYRSSNAILEAARCFQQNGSRLMGARETENKIIVKNHYNPFNEACYLVDKIKEIHKSGVPYKEIAIFYRLQNQSQVFEDVFLKNDIPFEVSMKKTISDSPVLNWMIKLFRFCVNPNDFSSAIYVLSNKEYGEKMTEKTARKIVKEQNIIKSEILEKMHEFLNKCSEIKMAEKIYNYFEFDKYIKPTSATYIDDKEAINALLDIIIEYVKEKQMPFLDGLREFINSSALYGVNILKKDINSDIDAVKLMTLHASKGLEFSYVFITGVNYGLIPLHTRDMEEEEEQRLFFVGITRAKDYLELSYYTNPDYHKAAPGESRYIHMIPEKLIQNDKVKNNNVNLQELKKQIQEAKAQGIKEEASVTEKVELPVVEEINEISIKKVSHKKYGTGKVLKEDDMMIEVEFENYGVKEFIKAFSELEFV; this is encoded by the coding sequence ATGCATTATGAAAAAGAGCTAGAAAGATTAAATGAATATCAAAGAGAAGCAGTACTTGATGAAAGTGATGCATGTGTTGTAAATGCAAATGTTGGAAGTGGAAAAACAACAGTTTTGATTTCAAAAATCGTGTATCTTCATTATGCAAAAAATATCAGTTATAAAGATATGATTGTATTAACTTTTACTAATAAAGCTGCAAATGAAATTAAAGAAAGATTAATGGTTTCTGATGAGAGTATAAAATCAGAGGAATTAGAGGGGTTTGGAACATTTCATAGTGTGGCCCTTAATTTACTTAAAGAAGTATTGCCAATTGAAAAAATAAGATATGAAAAAGACTTCTTAGTAATAGAGCCAGATGAGGAATTAGACATTGCCTTGCAGATAATTCAAGAAGAAAAGCTCAAAATTAAATATAAGAACCGTTTAAAAAAGAGACTTGAGCAAGCTATGGTTATTGAGAAAGAGGAAGAAAAGATTTCTCCTTATGATGATGATATATTTAAGCTTATAGAGCTACTAAAGGAAGAAAAGATAAAACAAAATAAGATGTCTTTTTCAGATATATTGCAAAATGCAAATTTATTATTAGGTGAGCATAAAATAGAACCTAAGTGGATTATTATTGATGAGGTTCAAGACAGCGATAAAATACAGCTTGATTTTATTGATAAGTTAAAAGGTGAAAATACTAAGTTATTTGCAGTTGGTGATCCAAATCAGGTTATTTACACCTGGCGTGGAAGTTCTTTAAATGTGGTTTATACATTAAAGCATAAATATAATGCAAAGGAGCTTTCCCTTCCAATAAATTATCGTTCAAGTAATGCTATTTTAGAAGCAGCAAGGTGCTTTCAGCAAAATGGAAGCCGCTTAATGGGTGCTAGAGAAACTGAAAATAAAATCATAGTTAAAAATCATTATAATCCTTTTAATGAAGCATGTTATTTGGTAGATAAGATCAAGGAAATACATAAATCAGGTGTGCCTTATAAGGAGATTGCAATTTTTTATAGACTACAAAACCAGTCTCAGGTCTTTGAAGATGTGTTTTTAAAAAATGATATTCCTTTTGAAGTATCAATGAAGAAAACCATAAGTGACAGTCCAGTGTTAAATTGGATGATCAAATTATTTCGTTTTTGCGTAAATCCTAATGATTTTTCCTCTGCAATTTATGTTCTTAGCAATAAAGAATATGGAGAGAAAATGACAGAAAAGACTGCAAGAAAGATAGTTAAAGAGCAGAACATAATTAAATCAGAAATACTAGAAAAGATGCATGAATTTTTAAATAAATGTTCTGAAATTAAGATGGCAGAAAAGATTTATAATTATTTTGAATTTGATAAGTATATAAAGCCAACTTCAGCTACATATATAGATGATAAAGAAGCTATAAATGCGTTGCTTGATATAATCATAGAATATGTGAAAGAAAAACAAATGCCATTTTTAGATGGACTTAGAGAGTTTATAAATTCATCAGCTTTATATGGAGTAAATATTTTAAAGAAGGATATAAATAGCGATATAGACGCTGTTAAGCTTATGACTTTACATGCATCTAAAGGTCTAGAGTTTTCTTATGTGTTTATTACAGGAGTTAATTATGGGTTAATTCCACTTCATACAAGAGATATGGAGGAAGAAGAGGAACAAAGATTATTTTTTGTTGGAATCACTAGAGCAAAAGATTATCTAGAACTTTCTTATTATACAAATCCAGATTATCATAAGGCAGCGCCTGGAGAAAGTAGATATATTCATATGATTCCAGAGAAATTAATCCAAAATGATAAGGTTAAAAATAATAATGTAAATCTTCAAGAACTTAAAAAACAAATTCAAGAGGCAAAGGCTCAAGGAATTAAAGAAGAAGCTTCGGTTACTGAAAAAGTGGAATTACCAGTAGTTGAAGAAATAAATGAAATATCAATTAAAAAGGTAAGCCACAAGAAATACGGAACGGGAAAAGTCCTAAAGGAAGATGATATGATGATTGAAGTAGAATTTGAGAATTATGGAGTGAAAGAATTTATAAAAGCGTTTAGTGAATTGGAATTTGTGTAA
- a CDS encoding hydrogenase maturation protease codes for MNTAVNGFESKEEDTHKNVCSNIKVIAMGNILMKDDAIGIEVAKVIEERLLEREIEVIYVETDVQYGISNVQEDDYIFVLDSACYGKEPGEITCFPLNAYISKKKGYSQHKYSFLDLLKLYYPSTKGEVYAIEVKEVEFGFGLSFVLQEKLEAISKEILKRIEKYIIKNKVYERKGE; via the coding sequence TTGAATACAGCTGTAAATGGTTTTGAAAGCAAAGAAGAGGATACTCACAAAAATGTATGCTCAAATATTAAGGTTATTGCTATGGGAAACATTTTAATGAAAGATGATGCTATAGGAATTGAAGTAGCAAAAGTTATAGAAGAGAGGCTTTTAGAAAGAGAAATTGAAGTTATTTATGTTGAAACTGATGTTCAATATGGAATTTCTAATGTACAAGAAGATGATTATATTTTTGTTTTGGATTCAGCATGTTATGGAAAAGAGCCTGGCGAGATTACATGCTTTCCACTAAATGCCTATATTTCTAAGAAAAAAGGATACTCTCAGCATAAGTATAGTTTTTTGGATCTATTAAAACTTTATTATCCTAGTACTAAAGGAGAAGTTTATGCAATTGAGGTAAAGGAAGTTGAATTTGGTTTTGGATTAAGCTTTGTATTGCAAGAAAAATTAGAAGCTATTTCTAAAGAAATTTTGAAGAGAATAGAAAAATATATAATTAAGAATAAGGTATATGAAAGAAAAGGGGAGTGA
- a CDS encoding DEAD/DEAH box helicase: MNINELIIYNKTIPKREAVYVDYPNNLSQELCTYLSKKGIEKLYCHQGEMFERAVEGNNIVITTSTASGKTLSFLLPVIQEILSNPLARAIFIYPTKALASDQYRAILPYLEYFGSNRISAGVYDGDTPVNERSRIRKNANIILTNPEMINAAFLPNHSKFGFDFIFSNLKYIVIDELHTYRGAFGSHLANVFRRLGRVCRYYNSSPQYLCSSATIANPVELAEEICGHKFLEVCMDGSPAPKKNYKLVQPPKIMGNDKKYYGQVQSTSVAADLIPDLVENDNSFIAFAKSRRNVEVVLKEARDKLETENFFGASLKDKISGYRGGYTPLERKEIENKMITGVLRGLVSTNALELGIDIGKIDTTVIVGYPGTRASFWQQSGRAGRSGIESTNYLIFDNLPFDQYIAINPDWLFESGSENAVIDKNNLLIELAHIRAAAAEIPLTLDDISIFPDLGETIPVLIRASELTNQSGKFAWCGNSFPAGDFSLRNIDKARYKLINKDNNKEITEMDEMQAFREIHNGAIYMHDGVQYQVVKLDLESRTAFAIPFNGNYYTMPGGTTNIRIIQGSKDMEYERTKVTFGDVNVDEIVYMYKKLQFHNHQNLGFEQLEKPLSKDYDTESTWIRIPDNVVTVYRRLLQESQNGGFIRNNHFEGVCYAIKNAAMMATMTEQEDIGVVMSNNAIEISQNYDSEVYMFIYDKYVGGLGYSEKVFDLTANIIENAIKMLGGCTCDDGCAACIGDYQLNKAMVLWGLKNLLEEIEAPKDIKLAQYAPATFIKKAFKFNELQEKWKEFCEYMQENGDAFAKFLSTIPKVEIDNSTLILVLNNAFYREWVMEESNKKSIINIISFHTDAPMGIELSVRLEEIDEDRKNVKSKLQRRYEDLTE, encoded by the coding sequence ATGAATATAAATGAGTTAATCATATACAATAAAACAATTCCTAAAAGAGAAGCTGTTTATGTGGATTACCCAAATAACTTATCACAAGAATTATGTACTTATCTTTCTAAAAAGGGTATTGAAAAGTTATATTGCCATCAAGGGGAAATGTTTGAAAGAGCAGTAGAAGGAAATAATATTGTAATAACTACATCTACAGCCAGTGGAAAGACTTTAAGTTTTTTACTACCAGTTATTCAAGAAATTTTATCGAATCCTTTAGCAAGGGCAATTTTTATATATCCTACAAAAGCTCTTGCAAGTGATCAGTATCGTGCGATTTTGCCTTACTTAGAATATTTCGGGTCTAACAGGATTTCAGCAGGAGTTTATGATGGGGATACTCCTGTAAACGAACGAAGCAGAATTAGAAAAAATGCTAATATCATTTTAACTAATCCTGAAATGATAAATGCTGCATTTTTACCGAATCACAGTAAGTTTGGTTTTGATTTTATCTTTTCTAATTTAAAATATATTGTGATTGATGAACTTCATACTTATAGAGGTGCTTTTGGCTCACATCTTGCGAATGTATTTAGAAGACTTGGCAGGGTGTGCAGATATTATAATTCATCTCCTCAGTATTTATGCAGTTCAGCAACTATAGCAAATCCAGTTGAACTTGCAGAAGAAATATGCGGACATAAATTTCTTGAGGTTTGCATGGATGGTTCACCAGCTCCAAAGAAAAATTATAAGCTTGTGCAGCCACCAAAGATTATGGGGAATGATAAAAAATATTATGGACAGGTGCAATCAACTTCAGTAGCTGCTGATTTAATACCTGATTTAGTGGAAAATGATAATAGCTTTATTGCTTTTGCCAAATCAAGAAGAAATGTTGAGGTTGTATTAAAAGAAGCAAGAGATAAATTAGAGACGGAAAACTTTTTTGGAGCGTCTTTAAAAGATAAGATATCTGGATACAGAGGAGGATATACTCCACTTGAGCGTAAAGAAATTGAAAATAAAATGATTACTGGAGTTCTGCGAGGTTTAGTATCAACAAATGCTTTAGAGCTTGGAATAGATATTGGTAAAATTGATACAACTGTAATTGTTGGATATCCAGGAACTAGGGCATCTTTTTGGCAGCAGAGCGGAAGAGCAGGAAGAAGCGGAATTGAAAGTACAAATTATTTAATTTTTGATAACCTGCCTTTTGACCAGTATATAGCAATTAATCCAGACTGGCTTTTTGAAAGTGGAAGTGAAAATGCAGTAATTGATAAGAATAACCTTTTAATAGAACTTGCACATATACGTGCTGCAGCTGCTGAAATCCCATTAACTTTAGATGATATTTCAATTTTTCCAGATTTAGGTGAAACAATTCCTGTTTTAATCAGAGCAAGTGAATTAACAAATCAAAGTGGAAAGTTTGCATGGTGTGGTAATTCATTTCCAGCAGGGGATTTCAGCCTAAGAAATATCGATAAAGCAAGGTACAAACTTATAAATAAAGATAACAATAAAGAAATTACAGAAATGGATGAAATGCAGGCTTTTCGTGAAATTCATAATGGAGCAATTTATATGCATGATGGAGTTCAATATCAGGTTGTAAAGCTTGACTTAGAAAGTAGAACTGCTTTTGCTATTCCTTTTAATGGAAATTATTATACAATGCCAGGAGGCACTACAAATATAAGAATAATTCAAGGAAGCAAGGATATGGAATATGAACGTACTAAAGTGACTTTTGGAGATGTAAATGTTGATGAAATAGTTTATATGTATAAAAAGCTGCAATTTCACAATCATCAAAATTTAGGTTTTGAACAGTTAGAAAAACCATTATCAAAGGATTATGATACAGAAAGCACTTGGATAAGGATTCCTGACAATGTTGTTACAGTATATAGAAGGCTCCTTCAGGAAAGTCAAAATGGAGGCTTTATAAGAAATAATCATTTTGAAGGTGTATGTTATGCAATTAAAAATGCAGCAATGATGGCAACTATGACAGAACAGGAAGACATAGGTGTTGTAATGTCTAACAATGCAATTGAAATAAGTCAAAATTATGATAGCGAAGTTTATATGTTTATTTATGATAAATACGTAGGTGGTCTTGGCTATTCTGAAAAAGTATTTGACTTAACTGCAAATATTATTGAAAATGCAATCAAGATGTTAGGGGGATGTACATGTGATGATGGCTGCGCTGCATGTATTGGAGATTATCAATTAAATAAAGCTATGGTTCTATGGGGGCTTAAGAATTTATTAGAGGAAATAGAGGCACCAAAGGATATTAAGTTAGCACAATATGCTCCAGCAACATTTATTAAGAAAGCATTTAAGTTTAATGAATTACAGGAAAAATGGAAAGAATTCTGTGAGTATATGCAGGAGAATGGAGATGCTTTTGCAAAATTTTTAAGTACAATTCCTAAGGTTGAAATAGATAATAGTACTTTAATTTTAGTTTTAAATAATGCATTTTATAGAGAATGGGTAATGGAAGAAAGTAATAAAAAGAGCATAATAAATATTATTTCTTTCCATACAGATGCTCCAATGGGAATTGAATTAAGTGTCAGACTTGAAGAGATAGATGAAGATAGAAAAAATGTAAAAAGTAAATTACAAAGAAGATATGAAGATCTTACAGAATAG
- a CDS encoding LysE family transporter → MIFKGFKFGMLLQFAIGPVCLFIFQMASLNGFYIGEIGVLGVALVDGFFIVVAVLGIALIIDRKNVKIGLKMFGSIILLIFGLNTILNQFNIEFIPSLNIHDILISTDAFTSAIIITSSNPLTIIFWAGIFSTKVTEENIKKQDIYSFGFGAFLSTIFFLSLINLIGSFTKIFLSTNGIQLLNIIIGLLLICFAIKMILKNV, encoded by the coding sequence GTGATTTTTAAAGGTTTTAAATTTGGCATGTTATTACAATTTGCAATTGGACCTGTTTGCTTATTTATATTTCAAATGGCATCATTAAATGGCTTTTATATTGGGGAAATAGGTGTATTAGGTGTTGCTTTAGTTGATGGCTTTTTTATTGTTGTTGCTGTCCTTGGTATAGCTTTAATAATTGATAGAAAGAACGTAAAGATAGGTTTAAAAATGTTTGGTTCCATAATTTTGCTTATTTTTGGTCTTAATACTATATTAAATCAATTTAATATTGAATTTATACCAAGCTTAAATATACATGATATTTTGATTTCTACTGACGCATTTACTAGTGCAATTATAATTACTTCATCGAATCCGTTAACAATAATTTTCTGGGCGGGTATATTTTCAACAAAAGTTACAGAAGAAAATATAAAAAAGCAGGATATTTACTCTTTTGGCTTTGGAGCATTCTTATCTACAATATTTTTTTTATCACTAATTAATTTAATAGGAAGCTTCACTAAAATATTCTTATCAACTAATGGAATACAACTATTAAATATAATTATAGGACTTCTATTAATAT